Proteins co-encoded in one Corynebacterium lujinxingii genomic window:
- a CDS encoding decaprenyl-phosphate phosphoribosyltransferase — MAHTHNPVDEPLLKSEPHTSGVDQVMKKSPPKNLPDAMIKGLRPKQWVKNVLVLAAPLAAGADSFNSQTAVDILLAFLVFCFGASSIYLINDARDIESDRRHPTKRFRPIASGMLPVGLAYAMAAILIALALGLSLLATDGGALAWVIGIYIALQLGYCFGWKHIPVIDIALVSSGFMLRTMAGGVAAGIDLSQWFLLVAAFGSLFMASGKRYAELLLVKETGAEIRRSLQGYTETYLRFVWTLSATAVVMSYALWGFQLSNAVEGTTAIWYQVSMVPFVIAILRYASVVDGGQGGAPDEIALEDRVLQLLAAAWIFCIVMAVYVVPNLGW; from the coding sequence GTGGCACACACGCACAACCCTGTCGACGAGCCGCTGCTGAAGTCTGAGCCCCACACCTCGGGTGTGGACCAGGTGATGAAGAAGTCGCCGCCGAAGAACCTTCCGGACGCGATGATTAAGGGGCTGCGCCCGAAGCAGTGGGTGAAAAACGTCCTCGTGCTCGCCGCGCCCTTGGCTGCTGGCGCGGACTCGTTTAACTCGCAGACCGCGGTGGACATCCTGCTCGCGTTCCTCGTGTTCTGCTTCGGCGCGTCCTCGATCTACTTGATCAACGACGCCCGCGACATCGAGTCCGACCGCCGCCACCCGACGAAGCGGTTCCGCCCGATCGCTTCCGGCATGCTGCCGGTGGGCCTGGCGTACGCCATGGCGGCGATCCTCATCGCGTTGGCGCTTGGTCTGTCGCTTTTGGCTACCGACGGTGGCGCCCTGGCCTGGGTGATCGGCATCTACATCGCGCTGCAGCTGGGCTACTGCTTCGGCTGGAAGCACATCCCGGTGATCGACATTGCGCTGGTGTCCTCCGGGTTCATGCTGCGCACCATGGCTGGTGGCGTGGCCGCGGGCATCGACCTGTCGCAGTGGTTCCTGCTCGTCGCCGCGTTCGGCTCGCTGTTCATGGCCTCCGGCAAGCGGTACGCGGAACTGCTGCTGGTCAAAGAAACCGGCGCGGAGATCCGCCGCTCGCTGCAGGGCTACACCGAGACGTACCTGCGGTTCGTGTGGACGCTGTCCGCTACCGCCGTGGTCATGTCGTACGCGCTGTGGGGCTTCCAGCTCTCCAACGCGGTCGAAGGCACCACGGCGATCTGGTACCAGGTGTCCATGGTGCCGTTCGTCATCGCGATTTTGCGCTACGCCTCCGTGGTCGACGGCGGCCAGGGCGGCGCGCCGGACGAGATCGCGCTGGAGGACCGCGTGCTGCAGCTGCTTGCCGCGGCCTGGATCTTCTGCATCGTCATGGCGGTCTACGTCGTGCCGAACTTAGGTTGGTAG
- a CDS encoding phosphatase PAP2 family protein — MPSKETDLLVAIQDALYTPTTAKIARGLSHFGEHDLGWLGVAAAGAVVDKQRRSKWVALGVGTFAAHAATVVLKRIVRRPRPNDPRVKIGVKTPSQLSFPSSHAANTGAAAAHLANITGSKAPWLLVPVMMLSRNVLGVHYPTDTLAGALLGAGCAKAVMEAEKRI, encoded by the coding sequence ATGCCCAGTAAGGAAACGGACCTGCTCGTTGCCATCCAGGATGCGCTCTACACCCCGACCACGGCGAAGATCGCCCGGGGCTTGAGCCACTTCGGCGAGCACGACTTGGGCTGGCTTGGGGTTGCGGCGGCTGGCGCGGTCGTCGATAAGCAGCGGCGCTCCAAGTGGGTCGCGCTCGGCGTGGGCACATTTGCTGCGCACGCCGCGACGGTGGTGCTCAAGCGCATCGTTCGGCGCCCGCGTCCGAACGACCCGCGCGTGAAGATCGGGGTGAAGACACCGTCGCAACTGTCGTTCCCGTCCTCGCACGCCGCGAACACGGGGGCCGCGGCCGCGCACCTGGCGAACATCACCGGGTCGAAGGCGCCGTGGTTGCTCGTGCCGGTGATGATGCTGTCGCGTAACGTGCTCGGCGTGCATTACCCGACCGACACCCTCGCCGGCGCGCTACTCGGCGCGGGGTGTGCGAAGGCCGTGATGGAAGCGGAGAAGAGGATTTAA
- a CDS encoding glycosyltransferase — METTKNLAVDTLARVLMPKKGEPHDVRMLYLIEQEQNKQRLRWSERTSFDIPAGNEVSFETYFNAFPASYWRRWSQLDSVVLAMRVEGRATISVYRSKHDGTRVAVTNVEATGDVEIPLKLNNFEDGGWLWFDVTAEDDSRISDAAWCAPQEPKEQVLDDGTVVPPQPKQVAVGIPTFNRPRDAVNALHALAEDPYVESSISHVLMPDQGDQHPADEPDFNEAEKNLNGKLRIFQQGNLGGSGGYSRIMYEALNGTDAPFILYMDDDIAIEPDSIARSVQAARYAKQPILVGGQMLNLQDRSQLRTTGETVDPNIFMFSAAKHAVYDHDFAKYPLGYVGTEEEDLDPKKTTSRPLHRRIDVDYNGWWMNLFPRVVAEKMGLPLPLFIKWDDNEYALRAKEAGFPTVTWPGVAIWHMAWADKDDAIDWQAYFHMRNRLIVASIYGPDNPEAMLKNMQKSTAKHYFCMEYSTIAIQNEAMRDFLAGPEQLFDILESSLPRIQGIRKEYSDAQVLPSATDLPAPTGAPGVPTNKMGGRLAKIKKIPWAVKALLHLRKDEDRAHWDAPQLNLTADEARWYTLARVDSATVSTAGGTGVAFRKRDKALADDLMREQKQLREEIKQRWPELKRTYRDARGELTSHDNWGKVFDAQ; from the coding sequence GTGGAGACAACGAAGAACCTCGCGGTGGACACCCTCGCGCGCGTGCTCATGCCGAAGAAGGGCGAGCCGCACGATGTGCGCATGCTCTACCTCATCGAGCAGGAGCAGAATAAGCAGCGGCTGCGCTGGTCGGAACGCACCAGTTTCGACATCCCAGCGGGCAACGAAGTGTCCTTCGAGACCTACTTCAACGCCTTCCCGGCGAGTTACTGGCGCCGCTGGTCGCAACTGGACAGCGTGGTCCTCGCGATGCGTGTCGAGGGCCGCGCGACCATCTCGGTCTACCGCTCGAAACACGACGGCACCCGCGTCGCCGTGACCAACGTCGAGGCCACCGGCGACGTCGAAATCCCGCTGAAGCTCAACAACTTCGAGGACGGCGGCTGGCTGTGGTTCGACGTCACCGCGGAGGACGATTCGCGCATCAGCGATGCGGCGTGGTGCGCCCCGCAGGAGCCCAAGGAGCAAGTGCTTGACGACGGCACCGTGGTCCCACCCCAGCCCAAACAGGTCGCCGTGGGCATCCCGACGTTCAACCGCCCCCGCGACGCCGTCAACGCGTTGCATGCGTTGGCGGAGGACCCGTACGTGGAGTCGTCGATAAGCCATGTACTCATGCCGGACCAGGGTGACCAGCACCCGGCGGACGAGCCGGACTTCAACGAGGCCGAAAAGAACCTCAACGGCAAGCTGCGCATCTTCCAGCAGGGCAACCTGGGCGGCTCCGGCGGGTATTCACGCATCATGTACGAGGCGCTCAACGGCACGGACGCGCCGTTCATCCTGTACATGGACGACGACATCGCCATCGAGCCGGACTCCATCGCGCGCTCTGTGCAGGCCGCGCGCTACGCCAAGCAGCCGATCCTGGTCGGCGGGCAGATGCTCAACCTGCAGGACCGCTCGCAGCTGCGCACCACCGGTGAGACCGTGGATCCGAACATCTTCATGTTCTCCGCCGCCAAGCACGCGGTGTACGACCACGACTTTGCCAAGTACCCGCTCGGCTACGTGGGCACCGAGGAAGAGGACCTGGATCCGAAGAAGACCACCTCGCGCCCGCTGCACCGCCGCATCGACGTGGACTACAACGGCTGGTGGATGAACCTGTTCCCGCGCGTCGTCGCGGAGAAGATGGGCCTGCCGCTGCCGCTGTTTATCAAGTGGGACGACAACGAGTACGCCCTGCGCGCCAAGGAGGCGGGCTTTCCGACGGTCACCTGGCCGGGTGTCGCAATCTGGCACATGGCCTGGGCGGACAAGGACGACGCGATCGACTGGCAGGCCTACTTCCACATGCGCAATCGCCTCATCGTGGCCTCCATCTACGGGCCCGACAACCCGGAGGCGATGCTGAAGAACATGCAGAAGTCCACCGCGAAGCACTACTTCTGCATGGAGTACTCCACCATCGCGATCCAAAACGAGGCGATGCGCGACTTCCTCGCCGGCCCGGAGCAGCTCTTCGACATCCTCGAATCCTCGCTGCCGCGCATCCAGGGCATCCGCAAGGAGTACTCGGACGCGCAGGTGCTGCCGTCCGCGACCGACCTGCCCGCGCCCACCGGCGCGCCGGGCGTGCCCACGAACAAGATGGGCGGCCGCCTGGCCAAGATCAAGAAGATCCCGTGGGCGGTCAAGGCGCTGCTGCACCTGCGCAAGGACGAGGACCGCGCCCACTGGGACGCACCGCAGCTCAACCTCACCGCCGACGAAGCCCGCTGGTACACGCTGGCCCGCGTCGATTCCGCCACAGTGTCCACCGCCGGCGGCACAGGCGTGGCCTTCCGCAAGCGGGACAAGGCGCTTGCCGACGACCTCATGCGCGAGCAGAAGCAGTTACGCGAGGAAATCAAGCAGCGCTGGCCGGAACTCAAGCGCACCTACCGCGACGCGCGCGGGGAACTGACCAGCCACGACAACTGGGGGAAGGTGTTCGATGCCCAGTAA
- a CDS encoding SulP family inorganic anion transporter, producing MSEAVTPAPTGLAESFRYAFSSAARLRREVLAGLTVALALIPEAIAFSILAGVDPALGLFASVIMAITIAFTGGRPAMITAATGAVALVIAPVAREYGLDYFVATVVLAGVLQIVLAALGVAKLQRFIPRSVMVGFVNALGILIFSAQLEHLIDVPWPVYPLVAAGIAIMLAWPKVTSAVPAPLITIILLTGVVVAAGIRVPTVSDMGELPHSLPSLFIPDVPLTLETLRIIGPYALGMAVVGLMESLMTAKLVDDITDTHSNKTRESWGQGVANIATGLFGGMGGCAMIGQTMINVKESGARTRLSTLLAGVFLLALILVLGDVVGMIPMAALVAIMIMVSVGTIDWHSIRPRTLKLMPVSETVVMLVTVVGTLATSNLAVGVVLGVLTAMIMFARRVAHLASVERIDDASTTTSTYRIHGQLFWASSNDLVYAFDYADSAEHIVIDLSTAEVWDASTVATLDSITRKFESKGKSVNIVGLDGPSKDRLDRLSGKLNSQ from the coding sequence GTGTCTGAAGCAGTTACTCCCGCGCCCACAGGACTCGCCGAGTCGTTCCGTTACGCGTTCAGTTCCGCCGCGCGGCTTCGTCGTGAAGTACTCGCCGGGCTCACCGTCGCCTTAGCGCTCATCCCTGAGGCGATCGCGTTTTCTATCCTCGCTGGTGTGGACCCCGCGCTCGGGTTGTTCGCCTCGGTGATCATGGCGATCACCATCGCGTTCACGGGCGGCCGCCCCGCGATGATCACCGCCGCCACCGGAGCTGTCGCGCTGGTCATCGCCCCGGTCGCCCGGGAGTACGGTCTGGATTATTTCGTCGCCACGGTCGTCCTCGCCGGCGTGCTCCAGATCGTGCTCGCGGCGCTTGGCGTGGCCAAACTGCAGCGCTTCATCCCACGCTCGGTGATGGTCGGCTTTGTCAATGCGCTGGGCATTTTGATTTTCTCCGCGCAGCTCGAGCACCTTATCGACGTCCCTTGGCCCGTCTACCCGCTCGTCGCCGCCGGCATCGCCATCATGCTCGCCTGGCCCAAGGTCACCTCCGCGGTCCCCGCGCCGCTGATCACGATCATCTTGCTTACCGGAGTCGTCGTCGCTGCGGGCATCCGCGTGCCGACGGTTTCCGACATGGGCGAGCTGCCCCACTCCCTGCCCAGCCTGTTCATCCCCGACGTGCCACTGACGCTGGAAACCCTGCGCATCATCGGCCCCTACGCGCTCGGTATGGCGGTCGTCGGCCTGATGGAATCACTCATGACCGCAAAACTTGTCGACGACATCACCGACACCCACTCCAACAAAACCCGCGAATCCTGGGGCCAGGGCGTGGCCAACATCGCCACCGGCCTGTTCGGCGGCATGGGCGGGTGCGCGATGATCGGCCAGACGATGATCAACGTCAAAGAGTCCGGGGCCCGCACCCGCCTGTCCACCCTGCTTGCCGGCGTGTTTCTGCTGGCCCTGATCCTGGTGCTCGGCGACGTCGTCGGCATGATCCCGATGGCCGCCCTCGTGGCAATCATGATCATGGTCTCCGTCGGCACCATCGACTGGCACTCCATCCGCCCCCGCACCCTGAAACTCATGCCGGTGTCCGAAACCGTGGTCATGCTGGTCACGGTCGTCGGCACGCTTGCGACGAGCAACCTCGCCGTCGGGGTCGTGCTCGGCGTCCTCACCGCGATGATCATGTTCGCCCGCCGCGTCGCCCACCTCGCGAGCGTCGAGCGTATCGACGACGCCAGCACCACCACCAGCACCTACCGCATCCACGGCCAACTGTTCTGGGCATCCAGCAACGACCTGGTCTACGCCTTCGACTACGCCGATAGCGCCGAACACATCGTCATCGACCTTTCTACCGCCGAGGTGTGGGACGCCTCCACCGTGGCCACGTTGGACTCCATCACCAGGAAATTCGAGAGCAAGGGCAAATCCGTCAACATCGTCGGCCTCGACGGACCAAGCAAGGACCGCCTGGACCGCCTGTCCGGAAAACTCAACAGCCAATAA
- a CDS encoding ABC transporter substrate-binding protein: MKRTSPLSIQRLTATFAAAALLLTGCSSESADSGQRTDAAGSNDRIVTLGLGDVDTVLALGEQPVGYATWEAEGSGDPSGLGPWAKDKLTVEPNPIRNTTTEFSTDTAEQVAALDPTKIIAVNSGFDSDTQALLQQIAPATFHSDQHEDWQVPWDEQIKEIAAALGQETEGDKLIAESEQAFADFRQAHPELQGKTAVIGMPYDGKLGVYTAGDGRGSFIEKLGFTIPDKFNGDGSSFFIDWSPENYSDLNEVDYVFILDYYGAIDALKNDASFANLDVNTRGGVHWLDTDTANAMSMPNPLTIPYAITQIDQEL, translated from the coding sequence TTGAAACGCACTTCCCCGCTGTCGATTCAGCGGCTGACCGCTACCTTCGCTGCGGCTGCGCTGCTGCTTACCGGCTGTTCCAGCGAGTCCGCAGACTCCGGCCAGCGCACCGACGCGGCGGGGTCGAACGACCGCATTGTCACGCTGGGGCTTGGCGACGTGGACACCGTCCTCGCGCTGGGGGAGCAACCGGTCGGCTACGCCACCTGGGAGGCAGAGGGCTCGGGCGATCCGTCCGGCCTCGGACCGTGGGCGAAAGACAAGCTCACCGTCGAGCCGAACCCGATCCGCAACACCACCACCGAGTTCAGCACCGACACCGCTGAGCAGGTCGCAGCGCTCGATCCGACCAAGATCATCGCAGTCAACAGCGGTTTCGACAGCGACACGCAGGCCCTGTTGCAGCAGATTGCGCCGGCGACCTTCCATTCCGACCAACACGAAGACTGGCAGGTGCCGTGGGACGAGCAGATCAAGGAGATCGCGGCGGCTTTGGGCCAGGAAACGGAGGGCGACAAGCTCATCGCAGAATCCGAGCAGGCTTTCGCGGACTTCCGGCAGGCGCATCCGGAGCTGCAGGGCAAGACCGCGGTCATCGGGATGCCCTACGACGGCAAGCTCGGCGTGTACACGGCAGGGGACGGCCGCGGCTCCTTCATTGAAAAGCTTGGGTTTACCATCCCGGACAAGTTCAACGGTGACGGATCTAGCTTCTTCATCGATTGGTCCCCAGAGAACTACTCTGACCTCAACGAGGTGGACTACGTGTTCATCCTGGACTACTACGGCGCGATCGACGCGCTGAAAAACGATGCCTCGTTTGCGAACCTCGACGTCAACACGCGCGGCGGCGTGCACTGGCTCGACACCGACACCGCCAACGCGATGAGCATGCCCAACCCGTTGACCATCCCGTACGCGATCACACAGATTGACCAGGAGCTCTAG
- a CDS encoding ABC transporter ATP-binding protein, which produces MLHVRDLTVSYGAATIIDGLVLDVPRGGVTTIVGPNGCGKSTLLRAVAGLIPRERGEVVLDGRNTAEMKRREIARTLAVLPQTPVAPDGLTVRDLVERGRHPHQTWLRQTSEKDRATVDEVMELTQVAEFAERPLERLSGGQRQRAWIAMVLAQDTPLVLLDEPTTYLDLSHSVELLALIRRLADDMARTVVMVLHDLNLAARFSDQLVVMKGGEVQAAGTPAEVVSEQLLADVFSLPAVVTEDPVAGGPLIVPR; this is translated from the coding sequence ATGCTTCACGTGCGTGATCTCACCGTCAGCTACGGTGCGGCAACGATCATCGACGGGCTCGTCCTCGACGTCCCGCGCGGCGGCGTCACCACCATTGTTGGACCGAACGGCTGCGGTAAATCGACGTTGTTGCGTGCGGTCGCTGGCCTGATCCCGCGCGAGCGCGGCGAGGTGGTCCTGGACGGCCGAAACACCGCGGAGATGAAACGCCGCGAGATCGCTCGCACGCTCGCGGTGCTGCCGCAAACCCCCGTAGCGCCGGATGGGCTGACGGTGCGGGACCTGGTCGAGCGCGGGCGCCACCCGCATCAGACGTGGCTGCGCCAGACATCGGAGAAAGACCGCGCGACGGTGGACGAGGTGATGGAGCTGACTCAGGTGGCCGAGTTTGCGGAGCGCCCGCTCGAGAGGCTCTCCGGCGGGCAGCGGCAGCGCGCGTGGATCGCGATGGTGCTCGCCCAAGACACCCCGCTCGTGCTTTTGGACGAGCCGACCACGTATCTGGACCTTTCCCACTCCGTCGAGTTACTTGCACTTATTCGCCGTCTCGCCGATGACATGGCGCGCACCGTGGTCATGGTGCTGCACGATTTGAACCTCGCGGCGCGTTTTTCCGACCAGTTGGTCGTGATGAAAGGCGGCGAGGTGCAAGCGGCGGGCACGCCCGCCGAGGTTGTGTCGGAGCAGTTGCTTGCCGACGTATTCTCTCTGCCCGCCGTGGTCACCGAGGACCCGGTGGCAGGAGGGCCGCTGATCGTGCCCCGCTAG
- a CDS encoding FecCD family ABC transporter permease: MTRTFAVNVVLAACGLAVALGGIMVGEFGLGLHDVLAALTGQSTGMARTVVVEWRLPRVATALAVGAALGFAGAIFQTITRNPLASPDILGVVSGASSFALTALLAGGGTGALLSALGVPLSAFVGGIAVSLAMWWLSRGGGLGSFQLIFAGIILNALAVAYNSFLLVRADYRDVGKAQAWLTGSVGSSGWGDAAAVLVALVLVVPLLRWASFQLEALSLGDDMAAGLGVDPRRTQLVLMVLAVALTSTAVAASGPIAFVAFVAPHVGRRLAHAPTPPLGTAMIAGALIVAGADLAVRTVVPGDLPVGVATSAFGGAALLYALMRATRKVTL; encoded by the coding sequence GTGACCCGCACGTTTGCAGTCAATGTCGTGCTCGCTGCCTGTGGGCTCGCCGTCGCGCTCGGAGGCATCATGGTGGGTGAATTCGGGCTTGGGCTTCACGACGTCCTCGCCGCCCTTACCGGACAGTCCACCGGCATGGCCCGCACCGTGGTCGTCGAGTGGCGCCTGCCGCGTGTTGCCACGGCGCTGGCGGTGGGGGCCGCGCTCGGATTCGCGGGCGCGATCTTTCAGACGATCACTCGTAACCCGCTGGCCAGCCCCGACATCCTGGGCGTTGTTTCAGGTGCGTCGTCGTTCGCACTTACAGCGCTGCTCGCGGGTGGCGGCACCGGGGCGCTGCTCAGCGCGCTCGGGGTGCCACTGAGCGCGTTTGTCGGCGGGATAGCGGTCTCCTTGGCGATGTGGTGGCTCAGCCGCGGGGGCGGTCTGGGTTCGTTTCAGCTCATCTTCGCCGGCATCATCCTCAACGCCTTGGCGGTGGCGTACAACTCGTTCCTCCTCGTCCGCGCCGACTACCGCGATGTGGGCAAAGCCCAGGCGTGGTTGACCGGCTCGGTCGGATCCTCGGGTTGGGGTGACGCCGCCGCTGTGTTGGTGGCGCTTGTGCTGGTTGTGCCGCTGCTGCGCTGGGCGTCATTCCAGCTCGAAGCCCTCTCTCTCGGCGACGACATGGCTGCGGGACTGGGCGTCGATCCGCGGCGCACCCAGCTTGTGCTCATGGTGCTTGCCGTGGCGTTGACATCGACGGCGGTGGCGGCTTCAGGTCCGATTGCTTTTGTGGCGTTTGTGGCGCCGCACGTGGGCCGTCGATTAGCGCATGCCCCCACGCCCCCACTTGGCACCGCGATGATTGCCGGCGCGCTGATCGTCGCCGGTGCTGACCTCGCAGTGCGCACCGTTGTGCCGGGAGACTTGCCGGTAGGCGTGGCCACGTCGGCGTTCGGCGGGGCGGCTTTGCTCTATGCGCTGATGCGCGCGACCAGAAAGGTGACCTTGTAA
- a CDS encoding FecCD family ABC transporter permease, producing the protein MSATKHAGFAIVLGISAVAAVLLSLAVGARQMSLAESVSAVRDGLALAFHTESGQVSEEAQVVAQLRVPRTLLGLLAGSALGTAGALLQGHTRNPLADTNLLGIAPGAALAVAAATAVFGSLPVLVAVGVGFLGATMAVVLVFALSARSRGSTPITVVLGGSALGAVCSALTSGIVLTSTQSLNDMRFWTAGSVAGRDMHIVAAVAPVILVGLVAAFATANRVNMVNLGDDVAHSLGVNVAAARAVGILLVALLAGAAVAGAGPIGFVGLVVPHIVRSLTGPDYRLVLPCSALAGATLLLLADVAGRVIARPGELQVGITLAFVGAPFALYLLRKGAKL; encoded by the coding sequence ATGAGTGCGACTAAACACGCGGGATTCGCCATTGTGCTCGGAATTTCGGCTGTCGCCGCGGTGTTGCTCTCGCTCGCCGTCGGCGCGCGGCAGATGAGCTTGGCCGAAAGCGTCAGCGCTGTGCGTGACGGGCTTGCCCTCGCGTTCCACACCGAATCTGGGCAGGTCAGCGAGGAAGCGCAAGTGGTTGCCCAACTGCGGGTTCCACGCACGCTGCTCGGCCTGCTCGCTGGCTCCGCGCTAGGCACAGCGGGAGCCCTGCTCCAGGGGCACACACGAAACCCGCTGGCGGACACAAACCTGCTGGGCATCGCCCCGGGGGCGGCGCTTGCGGTGGCTGCGGCAACTGCGGTGTTCGGCTCGCTACCGGTGCTGGTCGCGGTGGGGGTCGGTTTCCTCGGCGCGACAATGGCGGTAGTGCTCGTCTTCGCACTGAGCGCGCGAAGCCGCGGTTCCACCCCGATCACGGTAGTACTCGGCGGGTCCGCGCTTGGGGCGGTGTGTTCCGCGCTGACCAGCGGCATCGTGCTCACCAGTACGCAAAGCCTCAATGATATGCGGTTTTGGACGGCGGGCTCCGTCGCGGGCCGGGACATGCACATCGTCGCCGCCGTCGCCCCGGTCATACTGGTCGGCCTGGTGGCTGCGTTCGCCACGGCGAACCGGGTGAACATGGTGAACCTGGGCGATGACGTCGCGCACTCTCTCGGCGTCAACGTCGCGGCTGCACGCGCGGTGGGGATCCTGCTGGTCGCCCTGCTTGCCGGTGCAGCTGTGGCGGGGGCGGGCCCGATCGGGTTTGTCGGCTTGGTCGTGCCGCATATCGTCCGCTCCCTGACCGGGCCGGATTACCGGCTGGTGCTGCCGTGCTCCGCGCTCGCCGGTGCGACGCTGCTGCTCCTCGCGGATGTCGCCGGCCGAGTCATCGCCCGCCCCGGTGAGCTGCAAGTTGGCATCACCCTTGCTTTCGTCGGCGCCCCGTTCGCCCTGTATCTGCTGCGGAAGGGGGCGAAGCTGTGA
- a CDS encoding siderophore-interacting protein — MSFRPFHATVVRSERIAPNFQRVTFTGVDAMGPAVPIMDLRIKLIIPSAAGLVDLPAEGWWDLWRAMPEHTRGHLRTYSIRALRRNDGDPDELDVDFVLHSHNAGPASAWAESALPGQALWIIGPTRHDASGVGIEFAPGAAAAARLYGDETALPAISRVLEDWPEDLAGSADIEVPVGNSLQIDAPAHVNVRWHFRTEPEVGHGDTLYAQLKQDIEPLRGPVAPTTDEPDNDGEVQRDNVWETPTYSGSGEPINGGAGASGHTYYWIAGKNTSVKAMRRLLVREAGLPREHVSFMGYWR, encoded by the coding sequence GTGAGTTTCCGGCCCTTCCACGCAACAGTCGTTCGCAGCGAGCGCATCGCGCCGAATTTTCAACGTGTGACGTTCACTGGTGTCGACGCAATGGGCCCCGCTGTGCCCATCATGGATCTGCGGATCAAGCTCATCATCCCGTCGGCGGCAGGGCTTGTTGATTTGCCGGCCGAGGGGTGGTGGGACCTCTGGCGCGCCATGCCGGAACACACGCGCGGGCATCTCCGCACCTACTCCATTCGCGCCCTCCGGCGCAACGACGGTGACCCGGACGAACTCGATGTGGATTTCGTGCTGCACAGCCACAACGCTGGGCCGGCCTCCGCGTGGGCGGAAAGCGCGCTGCCCGGGCAGGCGCTGTGGATCATCGGGCCGACCCGCCATGACGCGTCCGGTGTCGGCATCGAATTCGCTCCCGGCGCTGCCGCGGCGGCTCGACTGTACGGCGATGAAACTGCTCTTCCGGCGATTTCCCGAGTGCTGGAGGACTGGCCCGAAGACCTCGCCGGTTCCGCTGACATTGAGGTGCCGGTGGGCAACAGCCTTCAAATCGATGCGCCTGCCCACGTTAATGTCCGCTGGCACTTCCGCACCGAGCCCGAAGTCGGGCATGGGGACACGCTCTACGCGCAGCTTAAACAGGACATTGAGCCGCTGCGGGGCCCAGTAGCTCCCACCACCGATGAGCCCGATAATGACGGTGAAGTACAGCGAGACAATGTCTGGGAAACCCCGACGTATTCGGGAAGCGGGGAACCCATCAACGGTGGGGCGGGCGCGTCCGGACACACCTACTACTGGATCGCCGGCAAGAACACTTCGGTGAAAGCGATGCGCCGTCTGTTGGTTAGGGAGGCGGGGTTGCCGCGCGAGCATGTCTCGTTCATGGGGTATTGGCGGTGA